One Littorina saxatilis isolate snail1 linkage group LG11, US_GU_Lsax_2.0, whole genome shotgun sequence genomic window, GAACGGAAGTGCAAGTCCTGACCCTGTACCAAGACGAGGCTGTTGTGTGGACGGAGAAAATGAAACAGGGTGATCTCATCATTGCCAGAAACAACCCAGATCGGACAGTCGAAGAGGTTCGTTAACACTGTCTGATGTCAAAGAGTGGATATAATTAATAACCTCCCAAACCACGTCTGAAAGCCCCCTTCCGCCTCCCGTAAAGCATCCCTAAGTTTCTGATCACAGACAACGCCGTGCGTTTGCATACAATACCAATACCCTTTCGTTTGAACACCCAAGGTGCTCTTCATAGATAGCGACCATTTTTCAATGGATTTATTTTGCGTGCCGGGTGTACAGGTAGGAATCCGAACTTTTAAAATCGAAAGAAAAAGACGACAGCTTGTGAGACAAATATTGTTAAGAACAAAAGAAATCCTTTATTATCAAGACTAACTCAGAATAATTCGAAGTTATTTGTTAATAATTTTGTGTAtctatctttaaaaaaaattgcagATCAAAGCAAAACCAGCGGTCATAACGAAAGATGCAGGCCAAGCTACGCAAAATgctgacgtcatcatattctgCGTTCCAGCATTTGCACACAAACAGTACTTCGAAGCCATCGCTCCATACGTCAAAGAAAATATGTCAATCATTGGGTTACCAGGGCAACCGGGATTCGAGTTTCAGTGTTTGGACATTTTGAAGGACAAAGCAAGGTCATGCACCATTTTGGATTATGAGTCTCTGCCTTGGGCTTGTCGGCTCGCGGAATTTGGGAGAAAGGTATGTGCATTTCGTTTTGAGCGTGACTCATTAAAGAAGAATCATGATTGATAAACTTATATAAACCGTTGTGGCGAAAATTCGGCATTAttaaacttttttgttttctattttttgcAAGGttttgtccacacacacacacacacacacacacacacacacacacacacacacacacacacacaccctctccccctctctctctctctgtctctttgtctctctctttctctctgtctctctctctctctctctctttatttcgctctgtctctgtctctctctctctgtctctctctctgtctctctctctctgtctctctctctctctgtctctctctctcagtgtctctctctctctttctctctctctttctctctctctctctctctctctctctctctctctctctctttctctttgtctttcagTCCTGAACTGAGAAACCTCCATAGCCGAAAAGTTGATTTAATTTTGCATGTGCAGTTCTTGTCTTGTATTGATGAGAACACAATTTTTGTCTTCTTCAAATTTTCTATCTTTCAGGTTGACCTACTGGCAACCAAAGACTCCTTAATCGGATCCCTAATCTCTGGCAAAAGCCAGCCTAAACACGACCCCGTGGAACTGTTACAGTTAATCTTTGGAGAACACCCGATTCTTATTAAGGGTAACAACTACCTGGAGACTGTTTTGATGGTTAAGGGTTTCGCCCATCCTGCCCTCATGTACGGTCATTGGATGAACTGGGATGGAAAACCCGTGGAGGAAAAACCTCTCTTTTACCAGGTATgggtcagtgtttgtgtatgtgtgtgtggggggggggtatgtgtgtagggggagttgtgtgtgtgtatatatatatatatatatatattatatgtgtgtgtgtgtgtgtgtgtgtgtgtgtgtgtgtgtgtctcactctctctctctctctctctctctctctctctctcttccccccctctctctccccccctctctctctctccccctgtctctctctctctctctctctctctctctctctctctctgtcttgctgagagagagaggattctAGGACACTTTCCCCCTGGATTTTTTCCCCCTGACTTTATCCCCCCGAATTCTTCCACCCAGATTTTTTCCCCCCGTGACATTTTCCCCCTGAGACTTTTTCCCCCCGTGACTTTTTCCCCCTGGGGCACTTTCCCCCGTTACTCTTTCCCCCCTTGACTTCTCACGTGATAATACAAACGTGCGA contains:
- the LOC138979639 gene encoding opine dehydrogenase-like — translated: MVKMEEKIKICICGGGNGAHVMAGLAAAHARTEVQVLTLYQDEAVVWTEKMKQGDLIIARNNPDRTVEEIKAKPAVITKDAGQATQNADVIIFCVPAFAHKQYFEAIAPYVKENMSIIGLPGQPGFEFQCLDILKDKARSCTILDYESLPWACRLAEFGRKVDLLATKDSLIGSLISGKSQPKHDPVELLQLIFGEHPILIKGNNYLETVLMVKGFAHPALMYGHWMNWDGKPVEEKPLFYQGLTEFAASVLWDVSQEIVNTAKAISKARPEVTMENVEHFESWIIRNYRHTIQDPTNLYTAMKTNTAYGGLVHPMQEISPGKYIPDFHHRYLEEDVPYGLAVTKGVAQIVGVATPCTDKVITWAQGHLGKEFLVGSELKGKEFKDTRAPQAFGLNTLDDLLSLM